One genomic segment of Streptomyces sp. RerS4 includes these proteins:
- the sigJ gene encoding RNA polymerase sigma factor SigJ, which yields MSGATDVTDVTDEAGYRPLMFSIAYGMTGSVGDAEDLVQDAFLGLTRAHRAGTAISAPKAYLTTAVTRLGINHLSSARVRRETYVGNWLPEPVVVTDDRPGPVEHAELADSLSMAFLVLLEALSPVERAVFVLREVFGYDYPDVARTTGKSEANCRQIFARAKKRVAAAGPDADSVPPAARRAEGEKLARTFFEAAEGGDLDALLGMLAPDVVYYGDGGGKARATRNPVVDPQRVGQLLVGGFRRIRSLGAGLRPAWVNSRPGAVTYDPEGRVVNVVELDIVDGVIRAIHSVSNPDKLGHLGPVSDMARLSEE from the coding sequence ATGTCGGGAGCAACGGATGTGACGGATGTGACGGACGAGGCCGGCTACCGACCGCTGATGTTCTCCATCGCCTACGGGATGACCGGGTCGGTGGGCGACGCCGAGGACCTCGTTCAGGACGCCTTCCTCGGCCTGACCCGAGCGCACCGGGCGGGTACCGCGATCTCCGCACCAAAGGCGTACCTGACCACAGCCGTGACGCGGTTGGGGATCAACCACCTGAGCTCGGCACGGGTACGGAGGGAGACCTACGTGGGGAACTGGCTGCCCGAACCGGTCGTCGTGACCGATGACCGGCCGGGACCGGTCGAGCACGCCGAGCTGGCCGACTCCCTGTCCATGGCCTTCCTCGTGCTGCTGGAGGCCCTTTCCCCCGTGGAGCGGGCGGTGTTCGTGCTGCGTGAGGTGTTCGGGTACGACTACCCGGACGTGGCGAGGACCACCGGGAAGTCCGAGGCGAACTGCCGCCAGATCTTCGCCCGTGCCAAGAAGCGCGTCGCCGCGGCCGGGCCGGATGCGGACAGCGTGCCGCCCGCCGCCCGGCGGGCCGAGGGCGAGAAACTCGCCCGCACGTTCTTCGAGGCGGCCGAGGGCGGTGACTTGGACGCGCTGCTCGGCATGCTCGCGCCCGATGTCGTGTACTACGGGGACGGCGGCGGCAAGGCGCGTGCGACCAGGAATCCGGTGGTCGATCCGCAGCGCGTCGGACAGCTGCTCGTCGGCGGGTTCCGCCGGATCCGGAGCCTCGGTGCCGGCCTCCGTCCGGCCTGGGTCAACAGCCGGCCGGGCGCCGTGACGTACGACCCTGAGGGCCGTGTGGTCAACGTGGTCGAGCTCGACATCGTCGACGGTGTGATTCGGGCGATCCACTCCGTGTCCAACCCCGACAAGCTCGGCCACCTCGGGCCGGTGTCCGACATGGCACGGCTGTCGGAGGAATAG
- a CDS encoding carboxymuconolactone decarboxylase family protein, whose product MNARLNFMTSPVAAKAMKHIVAASRELAESTVPASTRELVMLRASQINGCAGCIDMHTKDAAHAGESAVRLNLVVAWREATVFTDAERAALELTEEGTRIADAAGGVSDAVWANAAKDYDEDQLADLVAQIAVINAFNRGNVMIQQPAGEYRPGRHG is encoded by the coding sequence ATGAACGCTCGACTGAACTTCATGACCAGCCCCGTCGCCGCCAAGGCCATGAAGCACATCGTGGCCGCGAGCAGGGAGCTCGCGGAGTCGACCGTTCCGGCCTCCACCCGGGAACTGGTCATGCTTCGCGCCAGCCAGATCAACGGCTGCGCCGGATGCATCGACATGCACACCAAGGACGCCGCGCACGCCGGGGAGAGCGCGGTACGTCTCAACCTGGTCGTGGCCTGGCGCGAGGCCACCGTGTTCACCGACGCCGAACGCGCCGCCCTGGAGCTGACCGAGGAGGGCACCCGCATCGCCGACGCGGCCGGCGGCGTCTCGGACGCGGTCTGGGCGAACGCCGCCAAGGACTACGACGAGGACCAGCTCGCCGACCTGGTGGCCCAGATCGCCGTCATCAACGCCTTCAACCGCGGGAACGTCATGATCCAGCAGCCCGCAGGCGAATACCGGCCCGGCCGGCACGGCTGA
- a CDS encoding DoxX family protein has product MNLALWIVTGLLAAAYLLGGAFKVITPKEKIAASGPSARWAEDFSAGGIKTIGALEVLAAVGLVLPAVLGIAPVLVPLAALGLVLMMTGAAITRIRRDETTFMVVDLVYLALAAFVVWGRFGPESFTP; this is encoded by the coding sequence ATGAACCTCGCCCTGTGGATCGTCACCGGACTGCTCGCCGCCGCCTACCTGCTCGGCGGTGCCTTCAAGGTGATCACGCCGAAGGAGAAGATCGCCGCCAGTGGCCCCAGCGCCCGCTGGGCCGAGGACTTCAGCGCCGGCGGCATCAAAACCATCGGAGCCCTCGAAGTGCTGGCCGCGGTGGGCCTGGTCCTGCCCGCCGTGCTCGGCATCGCACCGGTCCTGGTCCCACTGGCGGCCCTCGGCCTGGTGCTGATGATGACCGGCGCGGCGATCACCCGCATACGGCGTGACGAGACCACATTCATGGTGGTGGACCTGGTCTACCTCGCCCTGGCCGCCTTCGTGGTGTGGGGCCGCTTCGGCCCCGAGTCCTTCACGCCCTGA
- a CDS encoding GNAT family N-acetyltransferase: MRQTLADIMDAAAKGHFPVPDGGTTVVPAPNRRDTGVLAFTAHSVVFTDEDPGWVHETLAAMGCDELAATMNPRFLGALLDRTGRSTDTIDLLTVASSLPGLPALDLREITDPVHPRVVRARRRRDGVRAWAADGGILVLGRGVAGRWETAIEVDEDARHRGLGRQLATAARHLVPPGESVWSQQAAGNARSVRAFQAAGYRPVGAEALLLPT; encoded by the coding sequence ATACGACAGACCCTGGCGGACATCATGGACGCCGCGGCGAAGGGGCACTTCCCGGTGCCCGACGGCGGCACCACCGTGGTACCCGCCCCGAACCGACGTGACACCGGAGTGCTCGCCTTCACCGCGCACTCGGTCGTGTTCACCGACGAGGACCCCGGCTGGGTCCACGAGACGCTGGCCGCGATGGGCTGCGACGAACTGGCCGCCACCATGAACCCGCGGTTTCTGGGCGCCCTCCTCGACCGGACAGGACGATCCACCGACACGATCGACCTCCTGACCGTCGCATCCTCCCTCCCCGGCCTCCCCGCCTTGGACCTGCGGGAGATCACCGATCCGGTCCATCCCCGAGTGGTTCGCGCGCGTCGGCGACGCGACGGCGTACGCGCGTGGGCCGCCGACGGCGGAATCCTTGTCCTCGGCCGTGGTGTCGCCGGCCGCTGGGAGACGGCGATCGAAGTGGACGAGGACGCGCGACACCGCGGGCTCGGCAGGCAACTGGCCACCGCCGCCCGCCACCTCGTGCCCCCGGGCGAGTCGGTCTGGTCACAGCAGGCAGCCGGCAACGCCCGCAGCGTCCGCGCCTTCCAAGCAGCCGGATATCGCCCCGTGGGCGCGGAGGCACTGCTCCTGCCCACATAG
- a CDS encoding MerR family transcriptional regulator has product MRYLPIGELADRARVRASALRYWEERGLLPGARREGGRRVWPATTLRRVALIKMAQRAGFTLAEITQLLAGSATPSAARQWREIAARKLPELDQHIAETRALRQAVAECLECGCMNFDQCVLLASTDATP; this is encoded by the coding sequence ATGCGGTACCTGCCGATCGGTGAACTCGCGGACAGAGCCCGCGTGCGCGCTTCAGCACTGCGCTATTGGGAGGAGCGCGGTCTACTCCCGGGCGCTCGCCGCGAAGGCGGACGAAGGGTGTGGCCGGCGACCACCCTCCGCCGGGTCGCCCTCATCAAGATGGCGCAGCGGGCCGGGTTCACCCTCGCCGAGATCACGCAGTTGTTGGCCGGCAGCGCCACCCCCTCCGCTGCCCGCCAGTGGCGGGAGATCGCCGCGCGCAAGCTGCCCGAACTCGACCAGCACATCGCGGAGACCCGGGCGCTACGGCAGGCGGTCGCGGAATGTCTGGAATGTGGCTGCATGAACTTCGATCAGTGCGTACTCCTCGCAAGCACGGACGCGACGCCATGA
- a CDS encoding PIG-L family deacetylase, whose protein sequence is MTDRPLTLMAVHAHPDDEATGTGGVLARYAAEGIRTVLVTCTDGGCGDGPEGVKPGDPGHDPAAVALMRRRELEASCAVLNVSDVELLGYADSGMMGWPSNDAPGSFWQTPVEEGAARLAELMRHYRPDVVVTYDANGFYGHPDHIQAHRITMAALEMTSLTPKVYWTTVPRSAMERFGKIMREFHEDMPEPDPAEAAAMAEIGLPDDEITTWVDTTAFSGQKFDALAAHASQGENIFFLKMGKERFGELMGVETFVRVQDTTGAAVPENDLFAGLR, encoded by the coding sequence ATGACTGACCGGCCCTTGACTCTCATGGCCGTACATGCCCACCCCGACGACGAGGCGACCGGTACCGGAGGGGTCCTCGCGCGGTATGCGGCGGAGGGCATCCGCACGGTTCTCGTGACGTGTACCGACGGCGGCTGCGGTGATGGACCGGAGGGTGTCAAGCCAGGCGATCCGGGGCACGATCCGGCGGCCGTCGCCTTGATGCGCCGTCGAGAACTTGAGGCCAGCTGCGCCGTCCTCAACGTCAGCGACGTGGAGCTGCTGGGCTATGCCGACTCCGGGATGATGGGCTGGCCGAGCAACGATGCTCCCGGATCCTTCTGGCAGACCCCCGTGGAGGAAGGCGCCGCCCGGCTCGCCGAACTCATGCGGCACTACCGACCCGATGTGGTCGTCACCTATGACGCGAACGGCTTCTACGGCCACCCCGACCACATCCAAGCCCACCGCATCACGATGGCGGCGCTGGAGATGACCTCGCTGACACCGAAGGTGTACTGGACGACGGTGCCCCGCTCGGCAATGGAACGGTTCGGCAAGATCATGCGCGAGTTCCATGAGGACATGCCGGAGCCGGATCCTGCCGAGGCCGCCGCGATGGCAGAGATCGGCCTTCCAGACGATGAGATCACCACGTGGGTGGACACCACCGCATTCAGTGGTCAGAAGTTCGACGCGCTGGCTGCCCACGCGAGCCAGGGGGAGAACATCTTCTTCCTCAAGATGGGCAAGGAGAGGTTCGGCGAGTTGATGGGCGTGGAGACCTTCGTACGTGTCCAGGACACCACCGGCGCGGCCGTGCCCGAGAACGATCTCTTCGCCGGCCTACGCTGA
- a CDS encoding MBL fold metallo-hydrolase, giving the protein MSRTKVVPIPVMGRHNINAHLLLGRRPVIVDAGTPGSGQKIHDQITAHGVDPTDVALIVITHGHIDHFGSAAELHRLTGAPIAGHIADLGTYRSGRVREPYLPTGPMGRLMDRNRKLHTRVEPFEPTVLIRGETSLDEFGLSARVMPTPGHTAGSVSVLTDDGDLVAGDLIANSFMGLIPGKPANPPFHDDPRQNLASLRRMLALNPTSLHVGHGTPLDPDRVRQWADREHDRLVRLDAAGRLTTRSE; this is encoded by the coding sequence ATGTCCCGCACGAAGGTCGTCCCGATCCCGGTCATGGGCCGGCACAACATCAACGCCCACCTCTTGCTCGGCCGCCGACCCGTCATCGTCGACGCCGGAACCCCCGGCAGCGGCCAGAAGATCCACGACCAGATCACCGCCCACGGCGTAGACCCCACCGACGTGGCGCTGATCGTCATCACCCACGGCCACATCGACCACTTCGGCTCCGCCGCCGAACTGCACCGACTCACCGGCGCGCCCATCGCCGGCCACATCGCCGACCTCGGGACCTACCGCTCCGGCCGGGTCCGCGAACCCTACCTGCCCACCGGCCCGATGGGCCGCCTCATGGACCGCAACCGGAAGCTCCACACCCGGGTCGAACCCTTCGAACCCACCGTGCTCATCCGCGGCGAGACGAGCCTCGACGAGTTCGGGCTCTCGGCGCGCGTCATGCCCACCCCCGGCCACACCGCCGGATCGGTCTCCGTCCTCACCGACGACGGCGACCTCGTCGCCGGCGACCTGATCGCCAACTCCTTCATGGGCCTCATCCCGGGCAAGCCCGCCAACCCGCCCTTCCACGACGACCCCCGGCAGAACCTCGCCAGCCTCCGCCGGATGCTCGCCCTCAACCCCACCAGCCTCCACGTCGGCCACGGCACCCCGCTCGACCCGGACCGGGTACGGCAGTGGGCCGATAGGGAACACGACCGCCTCGTACGACTCGACGCCGCCGGACGCCTCACCACGCGAAGTGAGTGA
- a CDS encoding helix-turn-helix domain-containing protein: MPQPHRVVIVAFPGIELLDVTGPAEVFSVASRVAGADRPGYLVQIATADGGPVTTSSGVRLMADLTLDDANSRVDTLLVSGAIELVGDGVEPVIDGEVTDWLRCAAPWARRIGSICAGAHLLAAAGMLDGRPATTHWLTAARLAAEHPSVRVDPDPIFIRDGRVWTCAGVTSGMDMALAMVAEDHGQDLALATARMMVMYVKRSGGQSQFSVPLSVQSSSDDRIDELRMWIAEHLTEDLSLEALAARTHLSVRHFTRLFQQRTSTTPAAYVEAARLEAARRLLEDGDRSLPEVSAASGLGSVETLHRVFRRRLGTTPAEYRRRF; encoded by the coding sequence ATGCCCCAACCGCACCGCGTCGTGATCGTCGCATTCCCCGGCATCGAGCTGCTGGACGTCACCGGCCCGGCCGAAGTGTTCTCCGTCGCCTCCCGGGTCGCCGGAGCCGACCGGCCCGGCTACCTCGTGCAGATCGCGACGGCCGACGGCGGACCGGTGACCACCTCCAGCGGGGTCCGGCTGATGGCCGACCTGACCCTCGACGACGCGAACAGCCGGGTGGACACCCTGCTGGTATCGGGGGCGATCGAGCTGGTCGGCGACGGCGTGGAGCCGGTGATCGACGGCGAAGTCACGGACTGGCTGCGCTGTGCGGCACCCTGGGCCCGGCGGATCGGATCGATCTGCGCGGGAGCACACCTGCTGGCCGCCGCCGGGATGCTCGACGGCCGGCCCGCCACCACCCACTGGCTCACTGCGGCCAGACTGGCCGCCGAACACCCCAGCGTCCGGGTCGATCCCGATCCGATCTTCATCCGGGACGGGCGGGTCTGGACCTGCGCCGGCGTCACCTCAGGGATGGACATGGCCCTGGCCATGGTCGCCGAGGACCACGGCCAGGACCTCGCGCTCGCCACTGCCCGGATGATGGTGATGTACGTCAAACGTTCCGGCGGGCAGAGCCAGTTCAGCGTGCCGCTGTCCGTCCAGAGCTCCTCGGACGACCGGATCGACGAGTTGCGGATGTGGATCGCCGAACACCTCACCGAGGATCTCTCCCTCGAAGCCCTGGCGGCCCGGACCCACCTGAGCGTGCGCCACTTCACCCGGCTGTTCCAGCAGCGCACGTCCACGACACCCGCGGCCTATGTGGAAGCGGCCAGGCTGGAGGCCGCCCGGCGACTGCTCGAGGACGGCGACCGGAGCCTGCCCGAGGTCTCCGCCGCCAGCGGCCTTGGCTCCGTGGAGACGCTGCACCGCGTCTTCAGGCGGCGGCTGGGCACCACCCCGGCCGAGTACCGCCGCCGCTTCTGA